One window of Amyelois transitella isolate CPQ chromosome 7, ilAmyTran1.1, whole genome shotgun sequence genomic DNA carries:
- the LOC132901954 gene encoding uncharacterized protein LOC132901954 has translation MSDNLAKVYKSNRGGLKLHYEGFSYYKNKVNNTKFYWCCDSRKHYIYKCCATLVTEVNSANDMIHNVLKCSNKHNHEPNPLDKEISDFRQKLKEDARTGLKVCQILQNNQSDCTPEFLDHLPSQSALKQVMYRARSKVPKKKEPTDILFEIDESEMQINGQCFVIKDRIYNNNKRILLLSTKNMMQLLQQADFWVLDGTFKIVPHIFQQLYTIHGNLSVTGNKTKTFPLLYCLCTNKDKKTYDMIFELLQEYGVENDLEFHPKICILDFEKAAIQSLKSNFENVILHGCHFHLGQILYRQVQQRGLTQRYASDIKFKTDVKCLLALSFLPPNEIPIYFNKLLVSYKDDDDIISLAHWFEENYVSGTCSAPARYIPEFWSCELINTLKLPRTQNSAEAWHHHINQIIDKKSPGFYHLIKELIKETIIKESEIEKMLCGSPPEKKRRKYIIKDEKLKKIIEIKENLNEIKYLKEISKII, from the exons atgtctgATAATTTAGCAAAAGTGTATAAATCCAATAGAGGtggattaaaattacattatgaaGGAttcagttattataaaaacaaagtgaACAATACTAAATTTTACTGGTGCTGTGATTCACGAAAACActacatttataaatgttgtgcaacATTAGTTACAGAAGTAAATAGTGCAAATGATATGatacataatgttttaaaatgcaGTAATAAGCACAATCATGAGCCAAATCCACTTGATAAAGAAATCTCGGATTTTAGGCAAAAATTGAAAGAGGATGCAAGAACCGGATTAAAGGTATGccaaattttgcaaaataatcAAAGTGATTGCACTCCAGAATTTCTAGATCATTTACCTAGTCAATCAGCTCTTAAGCAGGTGATGTATAGAGCTAGATCAAAGGTCCCAAAAAAGAAAGAGCCCactgatattttatttgaaatagatGAAAgtgaaatgcaaataaatggTCAATGTTTTGTCATCAAAGATCggatttacaataataataagcgAATTTTGTTACTGTCAACGAAAAACATGATGCAATTATTGCAACAAGCAGATTTTTGGGTCCTTGATGGTACATTTAAGATTGTGCCACACATATTTCAACAATTATACACCATACATGGTAATTTATCAGTAAcaggaaataaaacaaaaacgttCCCTTTACTGTATTGTTTATGCACAAACAAAGATAAGAAAACATACGACAtgatatttgaattattacaAGAATACGGAGTGGAAAATGATTTAGAATTTCAtccaaaaatatgtattttggaCTTCGAAAAGGCGGCaatccaaagtttaaaatctaattttgaGAATGTGATACTACATGGCTGCCACTTTCATCTCGGGCAAATATTATATCGGCAAGTTCAACAAAGGGGTTTAACACAAAGATATGCAAGtgatataaagtttaaaacagaTGTAAAATGTCTTTTGGCACTGAGTTTTTTGCCTCCGAACGAGAttcctatatattttaataaattactcgTCAGTTATAAag acgacgatgatattatttctttagccCATTGGTTTGAAGAAAATTATGTTAGTGGCACTTGCAGTGCCCCCGCAAGATATATTCCGGAATTTTGGAGCTGCGAGttgataaatacattaaaattgcCACGAACTCAAAATTCAGCGGAAGCTTGGCATCATCACATTAACcaaataatagataaaaaatctCCCGGATTTTATCACCTTATAAAAGAACTTATAAAAGAGACAATAATAAAGGAATCAGAGATAGAAAAGATGTTATGCGGATCACcgcctgaaaaaaaaagaagaaagtatatcattaaagatgaaaaattgaaaaaaataatagaaattaaagaaaatcttaatgaaataaaatacttgaaagaaatttcaaaaataatttga